A segment of the Nitrospinota bacterium genome:
GGCGGTGGCCGTCGTCGGGGGTTACCTGATGGAGCACGGCAACATGAGTGTGCTCTGGCAGCCGGCGGAGTTCGTGATCATCGGCGGGGCCTCGCTCGGGGCGCTGATCATAGGCTACCCCCCCAAGGTGATAAAGGGGATAATCCGGGATATTCAGAGGATTCTCACAGGCAAAAGCGCATACACCTCCGACGACTACATGGAGGTCCTAAAGCTTTTGAACGACATTTTCTCCAAGATACGCAGGGACGGGCTGATTTCCATCGAATCGGACGTGGACGCGCCGCAGAAAAGCAAGATATTTTCCTCATATCCAAATTTCCTCAAGCGCCACCATGCCCTTCTCTTCGTCACCGACACGCTTCGCACGGTGATGACCACCACCATAGAATCGCACGAGATGGAGGCGCTGCTGGACGCGGAGCTGGAGGCGCACCACGAGGAGGCGCTGGGGCCGTCCAAGGGGATCAGCACCATGGCTGATTCCCTGCCGGGCCTTGGCATCGTGGCGGCGGTGCTCGGCGTGGTGCTCACCATGGGAAAGATGAGCGAACCACCGGAGGTGCTGGGCCATTCCATAGGCTCGGCGCTGGTGGGAACGTTCATCGGCGTGCTTGCGTGCTATGGTTTCGCCGGGCCGCTGGGCCGGATCATGGAACTGATGGCGGCTGAGGACACGGAGTACATGATTGTGCTCAAGGTCTCGCTTCTGGCCTTCATCCGGGGCGCCCCACCGCAGATTTCCGTGGAATTCGGCAGGCGGGTGGTGCCGGCGGGATTGCGCCCGACGTTCCTGCAGGTGGAAGAGGCCACCAGGCACAAGAAGTGACCGATGGCTGAAAAAGACGAAAAGCCCAAGCTGATCATCATAAAGAGGATCAAAAAAAAGCACGCCGGGGCGCACGGAGGAAGCTGGAAAGTGGCCTACGCCGATTTCGTGACGGCCATGATGGCGCTGTTCCTGCTCCTGTGGCTGCTCTCCATGGTCTCGCCGGAAAAGAAAGTGATCCTTGCCGACTTTTTCAAGCATTTCTCCGTGTTCGAGCACGGCCAGAGTTTCATGGAAGGCCAGCAATACCCCATCAAGCACGAAGGCGCCAAGGTGGGCGAGGTGAAGTACATGTACGTTTCCGGCCTGATGGAAATCCCCCTGGACAAGCTGAAGGCAAAAGTGGAGGAAGCGGTGCAGACGAAGCTTTCGGCGGGGGCCAAGGAGCATGTGTTCATGGAGGCCTCCGAAGGAGGGCTGAGGATACAGATCGTGGACAGGGCCGGCAGCCAGATTTTCGCGATGGGGAGCGACAAGCCCACGCAGATCGCCCGGGACATCATCAAGGTTGTCGGAGAATCTCTCAAGGACATGCCAAACCAGATAGTGATAGAGGGGCACACCGACGCTAATCCCTTCCGCTCCGGCGAGATAACCAACTGGGAGCTTTCCACATCCCGCGCATCCGCCGCCCGCCGGGAGCTTGAGGCCAGCGGCATAGAGCCTTCCAGGTTTGACCATGTAGTGGGCTACGCCGACAAGGAACTTCTGGTAAAGGAAGACCCGTACGACCCACGCAACAGGCGGATAAGCCTCCTTGTGAAGCCCATACCGGCAGGAACGGCGCAGACAGTGGCGATCCCCCCCGGTGTGCAGGGCCCTGTGTTCGCCGCCCCGCCCAAAAAGAAGGTTGAACCGGAGAGGATCGAGCCGATAGACAAAGGCAAGCTCATCGGCGAGCTTGGCGCCAAGCCGGAGAAGCCGGAGTTTTTGAAGGAAAGATAGTGTTTTGATATACTAAAACCAAGGAATCTTTCCCTTCTATTTGGGCACAGGAGAATATCCATGAAAGTTAATGAAGCTGTACGGATGGCGGTAACCCATGTCTCCAGTCTATTCGAGCATGAAAAACTTACCAACATAGGACTGGAAGAAGTTGAGTATGACCCGGAACATCATGAATGGACTGTCACTGTCGGGTTTTCCCGGCCTTGGGATTATCCAACTTCCACGACCACTATAGCTGCGCTTGCATATCAGAGCGAACCGCCAAAGCGTTCATACAAAATTATTCGCATTAACGACGATAATCAAGAAATTGTGGCCATGAAGAATTATTCCATGGCGTAATCACGTGCGGCATATTATCGTTGACACAAATCTGCTTGTTCTCTTCGCGGTTGGATTAACTGACCGAAGCCTCATAGAAAAGCACAAACGCCTTAAAGAATATGAAGAAGCCGACTTTGACCTTTTAGCTAAAGTGTTAAAAGGCTTCGATCAAATATTGGTGACCCCACACATACTTACAGAAACTTGCAACCTTATTTCGCAAACTAATGAGAGAACCAACTCATCAATCATGAAAAAACTCGCGATTTTACTTGGTGAAATCAAAGAAGAGTTCCAGCAAAGCGTTGAGGTTGCAAAACATGACCATTTCCCACGGTTAGGCTTGACCGATTGCGCCATTCTGGAATTATTAACCGAAGGCATTCACTTAATTACGGTGGATGCAGCGTTGTATCTGGAAGCTTTCCGAAAAAGCCCTTCTTGCGTGGTTAATTTTAATCATTTGCGTCAGAACAGATTACTTGGCTTGACTTAACGGCCAGTGTTTCCTCACTTCGCCATGTCATATACCCTGTCCCAATCGGCGGACGGTGGGGACGATATCAGCTCGGCGCATCGTTTCAAATACAGCTTGCAGGCGCCGTCGCCCCCCTCGCGAAGCCTGTCGCACGCGGTGAAAAGCTCCACCGCTTTCTTGAAATTCATCGCGCGGAACGTGATGAGCGCCAGCGCGAATGACTGCACGAACCGCCGCTGCCCTTCCGTGGCGTTCTCCGTCTCCGTCATCACTTCGTAAAGCCGGATGGCCTCTTTTTTCCCCTGCACCCGCACCATGTCCAGCTCCCGGTAAAGAAACAGCCCCCGCACAAGCTTGAGCGTGAATTCGGACACCAGTATGTTCGATCCGTAATACTTGTTCACCCCCTCGAGCCGTGAGGCCAGGTTCACCGCGTCCCCCATGATGGTATAGTCCATCCTGTCCTTGGAGCCCATATTCCCCACCACCATGTAGCCGGTGTTAAGCCCCATGCGCACGTTAAGCTCGTCCTTCCCCTCGGCGCGCCACTTGGCCCGCATCTCCGCCAGTTTTTTCTGCATAGTCACGGCGGCCCGCAAAGCCTTCTCCGCGTGGGCCTCCTCCGGCAGTGGCGCCCCCCAGAAGGCCACGATGGCGTCGCCTATGTACTTGTCCACAGTCCCTTCGTATTCGTGGATAAGCCGCGTCATGGCCGAAAGGTATTCGTTGAGCAGCAGCACAAGCTGCGGCGGCGGCATCTTCTCGGATATGGTGGTAAAGCCCGCCACGTCTGAAAAATAGGCGGTCATCAGCCTTTTCTCGCCGCCGAGCTTTAGCAACGACGGTTTTTCGATGATAAGGTTGATGACCTTGGGCGAAAGGTATCGCGAGAACGCGTCCTTGATAAACCGCTTGGACTTCTGCTCTGTCAAGTACTGGATCACCGTCACGGTGATAAAGCCCATCACGATCGTCACCGACGGGATCACGGAGTTTAGCCAAAGCATGTTCACTTCGAACATGTAAAAATTGAACACCCAAAGCCCCGCGAAAAGCAGCGCCGTGAGCGTCACGCCGAAAAGTATCCTCACCCGTTTGAGTGTGAACAGAAGGATCAATCCCACCACCATCGTGAGGGCCAGATCGTAAATGTTCTGCCAGGCGGCCTTGCTTATCACCGTGCCGTTGAGGGCGTTGGCGGCGGCGTTGGCATGTATCTCCACCCCGGCGGTGAATCCGAAGGGAGTGGAGCGCAGATCGTAAAGCTGGAGCGCGGTGGCGCCGGCGAAGGCTATTTTGCCCTCCAGCCGGGCGGCCATGTTCTTATCGCCTGGAGGCGCCGTCATCACGTCCGCCGCGGAGATTATCGGGAACGTGCTGTCCGGCCCCATATAGCGTAAAAGTATCCTGCCATGCGCGTCCACAGGGAGGAAATAATCGGCCATGGCCACTCCGGCGAACTCCCCCCCCTCAAAAAACGCCTGCAACGGAATGTTCTCTTCCTTTTCGTCCTTTGCGTAAAGGGCGGCCGCCGCAAGGCCGATTGACGGATACAGGTCCCCCTTGTACTCGATCACCATCGGATGCGCCCGCACTACGCCGTCGGACGGGTCCGGCCATGTGTTCAAAAATCCGGACGCGGCTCCCGCCTCCTGCAATATCCGGATATTCGGCTCCACCCCCACCACGGAAAATTGCACCGCCGCGTCGCGGCTTTCCGCGTCCCGCTGGACCAGCTTGATGCGGAACGGCTGGGCGAGCGGGTCTTTCTTCCCGCCCACTTCCTCCATGTACTGCTGCTCGTCCTTGCCATAGAACATAAGCCCCGTCACAACGTTCCCGGCTTTCCCCACAGCCCCGGCCAGGGCCTCGTCCCTTTTGAGCCCTTCCTTGAGTTTTACAAGTTCCTTATAGAATTCCGGGGCTTTCTCGGAGACGGCGGCCTTGGACGCGGCGCCTTCCAGGTTGCCAATCACATCGGCAAGCCCCTTGTCCGCCTGTGTGGAGAAGGTGACGTCCAGCGCCGTCACTTTCACACCGAATTCCTTAAGCTTTGACACTAGCCGCCCGATCACGTCCCGCGGCCATGGCCAGCGGCCGAAAGTGTCCAGCGATTTCTGGTCTATGCCGATTATCACGATGCGCGGGTCCGGCTGGTTCGGGGCGGTGTACTTGATCAGAAGGTCGTAAATGCGCACCTCGAACGCCTCGACGAAATAAGGAGGCCGGAACGCGGCGGCCGCCAGCACGGCGAGCATGACAAGGTAAATACGGTTGAGCGTCACTGTGTCGTCTCCGGCGGAAAATGTTTGCCGACATAAGGGCCGCGAATCCCCTGCCCGGCCCTTGTGACATATCGTATGAATATTAGGCCCCGCCGTCAATATCGTTTGATTAAAACCGGCGGCATGCAAGTGAAGTGAAAATGGCGCAAATGCGGAGAGTTCCACAGCCTCCCCGTGGCCGCCTCGGGCTGTTGCCCAAAAGGGAAAACACACGAAACGAACGCTGTCCGGGGTGTTCTTGTACATTCAAAATCAGAGCATACTCATATGTATAAGGCATTCGATTCCGGGGAGGCCGAGGTGTTCTGAAGCCATCGAGCTTGTGTGAAGATAGGCCCCCCGACTTTGCTTGAT
Coding sequences within it:
- the motA gene encoding flagellar motor stator protein MotA; amino-acid sequence: MVVIAGGLIVAVAVVGGYLMEHGNMSVLWQPAEFVIIGGASLGALIIGYPPKVIKGIIRDIQRILTGKSAYTSDDYMEVLKLLNDIFSKIRRDGLISIESDVDAPQKSKIFSSYPNFLKRHHALLFVTDTLRTVMTTTIESHEMEALLDAELEAHHEEALGPSKGISTMADSLPGLGIVAAVLGVVLTMGKMSEPPEVLGHSIGSALVGTFIGVLACYGFAGPLGRIMELMAAEDTEYMIVLKVSLLAFIRGAPPQISVEFGRRVVPAGLRPTFLQVEEATRHKK
- a CDS encoding OmpA family protein; translated protein: MAEKDEKPKLIIIKRIKKKHAGAHGGSWKVAYADFVTAMMALFLLLWLLSMVSPEKKVILADFFKHFSVFEHGQSFMEGQQYPIKHEGAKVGEVKYMYVSGLMEIPLDKLKAKVEEAVQTKLSAGAKEHVFMEASEGGLRIQIVDRAGSQIFAMGSDKPTQIARDIIKVVGESLKDMPNQIVIEGHTDANPFRSGEITNWELSTSRASAARRELEASGIEPSRFDHVVGYADKELLVKEDPYDPRNRRISLLVKPIPAGTAQTVAIPPGVQGPVFAAPPKKKVEPERIEPIDKGKLIGELGAKPEKPEFLKER
- a CDS encoding adenylate/guanylate cyclase domain-containing protein, with the translated sequence MTLNRIYLVMLAVLAAAAFRPPYFVEAFEVRIYDLLIKYTAPNQPDPRIVIIGIDQKSLDTFGRWPWPRDVIGRLVSKLKEFGVKVTALDVTFSTQADKGLADVIGNLEGAASKAAVSEKAPEFYKELVKLKEGLKRDEALAGAVGKAGNVVTGLMFYGKDEQQYMEEVGGKKDPLAQPFRIKLVQRDAESRDAAVQFSVVGVEPNIRILQEAGAASGFLNTWPDPSDGVVRAHPMVIEYKGDLYPSIGLAAAALYAKDEKEENIPLQAFFEGGEFAGVAMADYFLPVDAHGRILLRYMGPDSTFPIISAADVMTAPPGDKNMAARLEGKIAFAGATALQLYDLRSTPFGFTAGVEIHANAAANALNGTVISKAAWQNIYDLALTMVVGLILLFTLKRVRILFGVTLTALLFAGLWVFNFYMFEVNMLWLNSVIPSVTIVMGFITVTVIQYLTEQKSKRFIKDAFSRYLSPKVINLIIEKPSLLKLGGEKRLMTAYFSDVAGFTTISEKMPPPQLVLLLNEYLSAMTRLIHEYEGTVDKYIGDAIVAFWGAPLPEEAHAEKALRAAVTMQKKLAEMRAKWRAEGKDELNVRMGLNTGYMVVGNMGSKDRMDYTIMGDAVNLASRLEGVNKYYGSNILVSEFTLKLVRGLFLYRELDMVRVQGKKEAIRLYEVMTETENATEGQRRFVQSFALALITFRAMNFKKAVELFTACDRLREGGDGACKLYLKRCAELISSPPSADWDRVYDMAK